The Carassius auratus strain Wakin chromosome 27, ASM336829v1, whole genome shotgun sequence genome includes a region encoding these proteins:
- the LOC113045612 gene encoding succinate dehydrogenase [ubiquinone] iron-sulfur subunit, mitochondrial-like — protein MLACISFTRSAVAFRNFRTLVLVRYAQTAAAPEPKIKTFQIYRWDPDTPGDKPRMQTYEVDLNTCGPMVLDALIKIKNEMDPTLTFRRSCREGICGSCAMNINGGNTLACLNKIDTNTSKVMKIYPLPHMYVVKDLVPDMSNFYAQYKSIEPYLKKKDESKQGKEQYLQSIEDRQKLDGLYECILCACCSTSCPSYWWNGDKYLGPAVLMQAYRWMIDSRDEFTEERLSKLQDPFSLYRCHTIMNCTKTCPKGLNPGKAIAEIKKMMATYKEKRLSAI, from the exons ATGTTAGCTTGCATTTCTTTTACTCGCAGTGCTGTTGCTTTTCGCAACTTTAGGACGTTGGTG CTGGTGCGGTATGCCCAGACAGCAGCTGCCCCTGAgccaaaaataaagacatttcagATTTACAGATGGGACCCTGACACACCTGGTGACAAGCCCCGCATGCAAACCTATGAGGTTGATTTGAACAC ATGTGGTCCAATGGTTCTTGATGCtctcatcaaaattaaaaatgaaatggacCCAACACTCACCTTTAGACGCTCATGTAGAGAgg GTATCTGTGGCTCATGTGCTATGAACATCAATGGGGGCAACACCTTAGCCTGCTTAAACAAAATAGATACAAATACCAGCAAAGTGATGAAGATTTACCCCCTGCCTCACATGTATGTGGTGAAAGATCTTGTTCCT GATATGAGCAATTTTTATGCACAGTACAAGTCCATCGAGCCGTATTTAAAAAAGAAGGACGAGTCAAAGCAGGGAAAAGAGCAGTACCTCCAGTCAATCGAGGACCGCCAAAAGCTG GATGGTCTGTATGAATGCATTCTGTGTGCGTGCTGCAGCACTAGTTGTCCTAGTTACTGGTGGAATGGAGACAAGTACCTTGGTCCAGCTGTGCTCATgcag GCGTATAGGTGGATGATTGACTCTCGAGATGAGTTTACAGAAGAGCGTCTGTCCAAATTACAGGACCCTTTCTCCCTCTACCGCTGTCACACAATAATGAACTGTACAAAGACATGTCCAAAG GGACTCAATCCTGGAAAAGCCATAGCAGAAATTAAGAAAATGATGGCGACTTATAAAGAAAAGAGATTGTCTGCCATCTGA